Below is a genomic region from Miscanthus floridulus cultivar M001 chromosome 1, ASM1932011v1, whole genome shotgun sequence.
tcgacggcggtagctccatcgatatactgttcaagaacagtctgcccgccctgaaaatagcccaggcggacctcaagccgtatgaggcacagttctggggtgttctcctcggacagagctctacacctctcgggcagatcacgttacctgtgcaatttgggactccagaccacttccgcaccgactacgtcaacttcgtggtcgctgacttcgatggcacctaccatgctattcttggtcgaccgtcgctcaccaagttcatggccatacctcattacatgtatctggtgctcaagatgcctaccgagaaagagGTCGGTCACATTCTTGAATTGCAGATTTCATCGCTTTGTCCTGGTCAGTTATTACCGTCATTGGGTGCTTCCCTCCCATCGCTTCCAAAAATGTTTCAAAGACCCACAGAAAAGTTTCTATTGTCTCATCATGCAGGAAGGCGTAGCCAAACAAACAACTTTGTGCGTGCCCCGTTATGCCCACGAATGGAGAGAAGGGAAGGTTGTATCTGTTTGTCATGAAGGTGGTGTCGAAGCTTATACATTCACCATACTCTTTGTAATACTCGATTGAGCAACCGTCTGCCCAAAATAGGTTTCTGACTCTCCTTTCTTCATCCAGGTCTAGCTTGTAGAAGAAGGATGGATCTTCAGTCTGCCTCTTTCTAAAGTAATCCAGCACCTTTGTCATGTCTGAGGCCTTGATCTCTCTGTTGATTTTTGTCCTGAAGTTGctgatgtccttcttcttcatcggcAGGGCTGTGGGTCCTCCTCTGAGGTATGACAGTATGCTCACCATTTGTCTTGTCGGGATGTTGTTGTCATTTAGCGTCCTGATCAGCCCCTTCTCCATATCAGTCATGTATTTGTGCCCTGAGAACAGTGTGTCCCGGTCTCCAGGTCGTAGTTCATGGTTGTGATCCAAATCTTGATGCATTATGAACCATGGACCTCCTGCCCGTTCCTCCCTCAGTGTTATTGTACAAGTACACTCTGATTTTCCCTGGACACTGGTGTTCCTTTTAGCTGATGTCTTCTTTCCAATCTGCTTATCTAcctctgcttcttcttcttcttcttcagtggACTTTTGTTGATGTGCTTTGCCTGAATGGGTGCATTTCAGTTCTACTTTTATAACCTCGTTGTCTCTCTTCTTAGCTGTTATCCTCATTGAATGTTTTACAGCAAATTTGAAGCCAGCCAAAAAAGCATAGAACCTGCAGAAGTGTTCGGCAGCTGCTCTACTCTCAAACTTCTATAGCGGCTGAGGTGTGTATGCGCTGTCAATGGGCCCATTATTTCCTTCTGATGCAGCAACCTGCTCTGCGATGATGAATTCATCAATCTCCTCTTCTGTCAGGAATTGATTATCATTGGAATTGTATTCATCTTCTGTTGCAGTTGACGCAGCCTCTGTGGTTCTTGATATTGGTGCATTGATGCTGCTGAAGCCATTTTCTGACGATGTGAGTTCCTGTTCATGTAAATATGTTATTAGCAGTGTGTAGTTTTCTAGATCATTGGTGTTTTGCATTTGCAAACATTCAATGCGCACTGAAATAGGTGTAGAAAAGAATAATTATTTTTTCTGTTTACCTCATCAATGTGCATGTTGTTGAATATGTCAATTTACCAATGATGATTTTCATTTTCAGGTATGTCCTGGAGAAAGCTTGGTATTTCTTCATCATAGTGACCACCAAAATCCTGTGGTGTACACAGATAAGTCAATTCTTCTTTGTTTGATGGCTGTAGTGCATTACTTGTATTCAAGCAATTTTGCTGATGCATGTGTGGCAAATTGTTGTGTTTGTGGACATGTACCTGGTATGCCATCCTTGAGTCTGAAATTGATGAATCTGGTTGGGGTGCTAAGGTTTCTTCAAGAGCATTCATGTCATTTGCAATTAGCATGCCTGTTAACGATCCTTGTGTTGCTTTATGTACCTGTAATAATTATTTTAGAAATTGCACTTGTTCTAAGCTGAGATTACACAATGTAGCACTAGTAATTTTGAACATGTTTGTTTTGTAATTATGTACCTGCATGGTACCTCTTTCTGTGTGATCAATGTCTTCTTGTGAGCTCATAATTTGCTCAAGCATAAGCTCAGTGAAGCCACCCTGTATGGAAATAAATTTCTGTTCTTTTAAGAACATGTATCTGTTCAGATTCTATCAATCTCAGCAATGATTTGCTCACCTTTTTGATTGTGTATGGGTTGAAAAGGTGACTTGAACTAGTTGTGCCTCCAAGTATCTGTAAATGATCTGAGTGTGCTGTCATCATAGCTTCAGTGTTAattgagttggataatgttgcaTAGTCATCGAATCTGCTTGTTGTCATGTACAGCCTGTTCTGCTTCATTCAAAAACTAGATGTGATTAATTATTGTTTCTGCATTTGTAGCAGATCATGGAGAAAAGTACATAATTTTGCAAATTCATATTAGGAGATGCATTCTGTGTACCATGTATCCAATTGAACAAATGGATGGCCATTGCCTTATGTGAAGAGAACTAGTACCTGGTTCATCTGAGCCATCTTCTTCAGTGCTTGTTGCCACTTGTTGATCCCTTCAACTGTACTGAGATTTTGTTGTGAGGTGTCCTCCATATTTTGAAATATGATTTTATCAAgagctgagctgagctgagcAAGCAGAGATACTGACATATGTGTAATTCGATCTGTTGCAGGGACAGTTTTGTAGAGCACTGATTGCAAGGATCTAAGAACTGGAAGTAGCAGAGTACACTAAAACATGTGTCCAGTCTAGGGATTATTAAAGATTGTTCAAAAAGGTAATGTAACCACCATTCTACTCTTTTTATCTGCTGAATTGCAATCTAAAGAAAGAAAAATTGTTTGCACAGATTGATTTCAGACCATGACTTGTTTGATGATGCCATATTGCAGGGATCTAACTCAGCAGATGGATGGATGTCTATTGTACTGACCTTGATTGATGTTGAGGTGAGTCTTGCCTCCTTGGATCTTGAGATTTCCCATGTTCCCTCATGCTTTGATCTGGTTTCTCTCCTTTTTGCCCTACTGTGCGTGAGGAGAGTAGAGCTCCTCCTCACGAACAGATCGGTCGATCTGTTTCTGTGTGCGTTTGCTTCTCCACCAAGTTGGTGGGTGTTTTAATGGACTAAGTTGTTTCCTATCGGGCTGATGGGTTTGGGCTTTTTTTGGCAGGTTTATGGGCTACAACAGCAAACAACTACAACTAGAACAGATCTGCCCTGTTTTTTGGCCTTTTTGACACAGATTTGTACTCAGATTACAACAAGTACAATTGGATACATGGTACACAGAATCGTGTGTTTTTTTTGTGTGAAACACTTGAATTTTTGCCGGATCTTTTCTGTGTGTTTTCCGTGCAGGAAACACGTGCGTGTTTTCTCCCCCTGAAACACGGAGTTTCAGGTAGACAAGCCCTAaaaaaattattaatatttatgatattaaataaatattattagattaattacgaaatatatttttataataaattaattctGAGCTATAATTGTGAATAACATTTGctagaaatttggtcaaatgTGAATCAGTTTATATGGTATGTAACCCATAGTTGTATTCTTTTTGACGTTtcaaaaagaatacaattctagcatagtgtcacgttttagtaccttaagtttaaccaattatagataaaaaaagtaCTTatgtttatgatatcaaataaataccatcagattaattatgaaatgtattttcataataaattaatttaaagataTAACTGTTAATATTATTCACTATAAGTTTGGTCAAACGTGAACCAATTTTCGTGGCTATAACTGTTAATATTATTCACTATAAGTTTGGTCAAACGTGAACCAATTTTCGTGGCACGTAAtctatagttgcattcttttaagGACGGAGGCAGTACATAGCATATGCAGTACGCTAGATCTGAAAATCACTGTCGCGTCGAAAGCCCCGTCACTGTGGAAATTCGTAACAGCAGAGGTTAATCAACAGTGATGGCGTGACCTGCCACTACCAGCTtgacaaactggcagtgatgatgaCACGACACTGTCGGGTCAAAGAATCACCCGACACTGATATGACCGGCTATCACTGCCGGGTTGGTTATCAACCGGCAGTGTGGTAACGAGCATCGCTGGCTGGTTGAGGATTCAACTAGCTGTTTGATATCGTTAACATgtacaaaaaaatatataaaatttcAGCGCATAATAATTATGTACTAGTGTTTATcgaattagaaaaataataatattttgttCGTGTCAAATAAAGATTATTTTATATTAAAGTTATAGCCCTTAGTGAGATCTACAAGAAACTCTtaaatttatatctaaattacTCACTTCTGCTAATATGAAACAAAATCTAAAGTGATCTTCCTTAAAAATTGTCCCAtgttaattttttttaatatgAAACAAACTCTTAAATTTTTAATGAAGATCACTGAGAGCtccaactttgatataaaaagtaCCTTCATTTGATACCATACAAaaatgatattatttttctaataaaAGAAGCGCTAGTACGCTATTATTATGCTACTGaaaatttatattattttttgagcattTTAATGACTCCAAATGTGAAaattcaaaactataaagttgtagatctcattgagagctataaCTTTTatgtaaaaagtatcttcatttcaCAACATAcaaaaaagatattatttttctaatacgaCAAGCACTAGTACGTGGTAATTATGctcctaaaattttatattatttttttgatcaTCTTAACGTTCTCAAATGAAAACACTCAaaactacaaaattttagatctcatcgagacctacaatttttatataaatttcatcttcatccgATATCATatcaaagagttatgatttttcaaagattttaTGTTATCACGCCACTTCCGATAACGTGACAGAACAATACTGTCACGCCAGCGGGAGTGGCGTGACAACGTTTTCCATATTGAAAACGTCATCTAACGTGGTGCGACAATGTAATTTAGTCGCGCCAGAGCCGTTAGCGCGATCAAAAGGGTCAAATCCGCAAAAAAAAATAGAAACGATTATTATTGAAATATTGAATTTAAAAGGattaaaaatacaaaaaaaatccGACATCTGCCTAATGATCCAGGTGGGGAGAGGGTGACGTGCTATTACAGACTACAGTCTGCTGTTGCCGCCGGTGTTTGCATGTCTCACAGCTTAAGGGCATGTCTCACAGCTTAAgcgcatgttcgcttgaacttattagtCGACTTATTAGCTAGaatcaacagtatttttctctcataataaaacagcttcagccagTTTATTAGTCAGTTTTAATACCAGCCAAATAAACCCTAAATTTGACGCTCATATCAGTTTCTTGATTGGGTATAGCTCGGACACCCGCACCGCACACGCCTCTACGAGTACACACATATTGGAGGTACGTATATACATACTACCGTGCAACCGTGTGCACCAGCTCAGGTGTAAACAATATTATGGAATGTTTATGGTGACGTTGCGTCCTCAGCTAGCACACGCTTTTACCTTTAAGGCATATTTGGTTTTCcatgactaaaatttagctactaaaaTTAAAGACTAAACTTAGTCACCCCTATTTAGTTCCTGTGACTAAAATTGACTAAAGGCTTTGATACCATGAAAGTTGGGGTGAACTGGATGAGCCCCTCGGTCTCTCCAGGTTGCGTGTTATATGGGGAAGGAATAGCCCCTTCCGTGGCACATACAGAGGAGTTTGTTACAACAAAAACTCTCCTATACTTGGTCTACAAGATCCACTAACAACCCGAGATTACATGCATGCCGTTCAGTAGTCTTGGGCGCATGGCCCGGCCTAACAACCTAGGCTAACAATATGCTAACAACTCTATCGTCTAACACCCCCGCTCAATCTCAGCCACCGGTAAGGTTGAGATTGAACCGAAACTCTTTCATCTTGTAAGCTGACATCGGCTTAGTCAACCCATCAACCAACTAATCGCCTGTGTTGATGAACCTGATATCAAGTAACTTCTGAGCAACCCGCTCTCTTACAAAATGGAAATCAATTTCAATATGTTTAGTCCTAGCATGGAATATAGGATTAGCTGAGAGATACTTGGCGCCCAGATTATCACACCACAGCCTAGCAGCTGGGGGATGAGGAACTTTCAATTCTTGCAAAAGCTTCTGAACCCACATCATCTCTGCAGTTGCATTTGCAAGAgctttgtattctgcttcggtgCTAGAGCGTGATACTGTAGTTTGTTTGCGTGCACACCAGGAGATCAAGTTACTTCCTAGAAATACTGCAAAACCTCATGTGGACCGCCTGTCATCAATGCATCCAGCCCAATCTGCATCTGAGAAAGCACTTACCAGCATAGATTTAGATCTCCTGATTTATTTTTAACCCAGTATCACACGTACCGCGCacatacctcaatattctttttacTGCACTCCAGTGTACAGTAGTAGGGGCATGAAGGAACTGGCATACCTTATTTACTGCAAAGGAAAGATCAGGCCTTGTGAGAGTTAGGTACTGTAGGGCTCCAACCATACTCCTATACCGGCTTGAATCCTCTGTCCCAAGTTTATTTCCACTTTCAATACTTAGCTTCTCCGAAGTACTAAGAGGAGTGTCAATAGACTTGCAATTTTTCATTCCTGCCTTGGTGAGAATTTCTGACGCATACCTCCGTTGGGAGAGCAGTAGACCGTCCTCCAAACTTTTCACTTCAATTCCCAAGAAATAGTGCAAATCACCAAGATCTTTGAGTGCAAAGTCTGACTGCAAATTCCTCAACAACGCATCGGTTGCTACTTGAGAGGAACTGGCAACTATTATATCATCCACATAAACCAAGATAAACATTGTACAACCACCCGTGTTGAAATAGAACAAAGAGGTGTCTGCCTTTGATGGAATAAAACCTAATTGTTCTAGCTTACCACATAGTCTCGCATACCATGCCCGAGGCGTCTGTTTCAAACCATTCAGGGCCTTATCTAGTTTGCAAACATAGCTAGGATGTACCTTATCAGTGTAGCCAGGTGGTTGTTGCATATACACCTCTTCCTCCAACACTCCATGGAGGAAAGCATTCTGTACATCTAACTGCCTCAGTGACCAACCTCTTGACACTGCAATAGACAAAATGAGACGTATAGTGGCAGCTTTAACAACTGGACTAAACGTGTCCTCATAATCTATGCCATATTGTTGCTTGTATCCTTTGGCTACCAGACGAGCCTTGTACCTGTCAATGGTGCCATCGGCCTTCCTCTTaattttatagacccatttacaaccgaTAATATTTTTACCTTTTGGCCGAGGCACTAGGTGCCACGTTCTGTTCTGAAGCAAGGCTTGATATTCATTGTTCATTGCACTTACCCAATTTTTGTCACTGAGAGCTTCAGATACTGCGGTTGGCTCTCCTGTAGATGACACCGCAGTATTACACCATCGGACAGTGCCATCCGTAAACACCTTGGGCTTGCTTATACCCTACGTGTAACAGGTCGCTGTCCACCTTGAACTGCAGAAGTGGGCAGCATAGAAGATCCACCAGTGTCAATATTAGTCGTACCTGACATCGTACCTGAAGCCATACCAGAGTTGGTCTCCCTCGCTCCGGATTGTGCCGCAGAGTGCGGAACTGTGGATGCCGCAGGTGCTGTCGGTGCAGATCCTAGGGGCGATTCGCCTACGACTCCACCTGAAGAATCAGCTGACGACGCCGAAACCACATGATTCTCAGTGCCCGTCTTGTCGCCATCCGGGCGCATGAAGTAACGTCGTATCTCCCTTGTTTGTATAGCAATTTGATCACCGTTTTCACCTGTATCACTAGAATCTCGAGTAGAACTCGCAACAGGGTTAGGAGTAGACACAGTATGGTCAAGTATTGTTGCATCCCCAAATGTGCTACTGGAGTTTAACAGGTTTTCTAGAAGGAGGGAGATTTCGGCACGGAGGCGGGCACCGGCATTCGAGTGGAGTTCAACGAAAGGAAAAACTCGTTCATCAAATGTGACATCACGAGAGATATAGACTCGCCCTTCAGAGAGATCCAAACACTTAAACCCTTTATGCATGTTACTATACCCAAGGAACACAAATGCTTGGAATGAAATTGGAGTTTCCGAGCATTATAGGGCCTCAGGTTTGGCCAAACCACGCACCCAAAAGTACGGAGAAAGCTGTAGTCAGGCTTTTGATTGTACAAGCGTTCATATGGTGTCTCACCATTAATCACTTTAGATGGAAGGCGGTTAATGAGAAAAACAGCAGTGAGGAATGCCTCGTCCCAGAATTTCAGAGGCATGCTAGAATGAGCGAGGAGAGTGAGTCCCATTTCAACTATGTGTCGATGTTTCCTCTCAGCTGACCCGTTCTGCTGGTGTGCGTGTGGGCATGAGACATGGTGTACTATACCAATGCGCTTAAAGAAGGAATTAAGGGCCTAATACTCTCCTCCCCAATCTGTTTGGATGGATCTAATTTTCTTGCCAAATTGACGCTCAACCAACTGTTGAAATTCTTGGAAACATTTAAACACATCCGACTTATGACACAAAAGATAGATCCAAACAAACTTAGTATGATCATCAATGAAACTAACATAAAATGTATGGCGACCCACAGATGTAGGCGCCGGTCCCCACACATCAGAAAACACAAGGTCCATAGGACTCGATGAAATAGTACTAGAATGAGTATAAGGCAATTGATGACATTTGCCTTGTTGACAAGCATTGCAAACAAGATTATTCAAAACTCTAGAAACTAGAAGCTCATGGCGGCTAGTAACTTGCTGGACAACCTGAGCCGAAGGATGACCTAGCCTAGCATGCCATAGGGAACTCGATGGCGTGACACCAAGAGCTTGCCGTGTGGCACCAAGCATTTGTTTATTCGGGGACCTCAAGGGATAGAGACCCTTCTCACATCTGCCTTTGAGAAGAGTTTTCTTCGTCTGCTGTTCCTTAATAGAAAAATGATCCGGATGAAATTCAATGAAAACATTGTTATCACGAGTTAAGCAATTTACTAAAACTAGATTCTTACTGGCTTTAGGAACATGAAGTATATTTCTCAGATGAATTTTTGCAGTAGGGGAATGCAACACACGGTGACCAATGTGATCTATCTCCATACCTGAACCATTGGCGGCATGCACCTGATCGCCACCATTGTACTTATCCCGAACAGTCAGCCTCTCCAGATTGCCGGTGATGTGGTCGGTGGCCCCGGAGT
It encodes:
- the LOC136468968 gene encoding protein FAR1-RELATED SEQUENCE 5-like yields the protein MRITAKKRDNEVIKVELKCTHSGKAHQQKSTEEEEEEAEVDKQIGKKTSAKRNTSVQGKSECTCTITLREERAGGPWFIMHQDLDHNHELRPGDRDTLFSGHKYMTDMEKGLIRTLNDNNIPTRQMVSILSYLRGGPTALPMKKKDISNFRTKINREIKASDMTKVLDYFRKRQTEDPSFFYKLDLDEERRVRNLFWADGCSIEYYKEYGECISFDTTFMTNRYNLPFSPFVGITGHAQSCLFGYAFLHDETIETFLWVFETFLEAMGGKHPMTMIEDKNLQNNKYMTKMWQTRHMFIPVYFKHDFFPFIQTTSRSESMNSRMKDNVGPTYSMMGFIREYDRVIETINKNERLEESYSNQKTPKEFIFGYTIEQQAAELYNQNIFRKFQTDLIEGNEEFSCIYAKFSKDGILCSHILKVIIEKEISTIPEKYIKDRWRKKSTRVHVRREQEETLATSALLRFNVLSRKSAILNSKGSKTDKSMEYLLSKFSKLDVKLDVLFGTQQTIDGNN